The Ruminococcaceae bacterium R-25 DNA segment CTTCAGCGAGTCCCGTAAGAGGCGCGAGCTCAACAGAACCGTTGAGCTTAATGATCTCAACGCTCTCGCCCTTAACGCCTTCGAAATAACTTCTCGTAATATTGGGATACTTGGTTCCAACTCTTTTATTGGGGATCTCATCGAGCTTATCTTTAAGCTCTGCAGGACCTGCAACGCACATTCTGCACTTGCCGAGTCCGAGATCCAAAACCTCATAGAGCTGTCTGCCCTCTTCGAGCAATGTATCCTTACCGACAACGCCGATATCTGCAGCGCCGTATTCAACATAAGTTGGAACGTCAGAAGGCTTTGAAAGGATAAATCTTAAGCCTGCTTCCTTATCTTCAAGTATCAGTTTTCTCGACTTGTCTCTTGCTGCGGATACATCGTATCCGGCCTTTTCCATAAGATCCAATGTCTGGTCGGCAAGCCTGCCTTTGGGTAAAGCAATAGTAAGCATCAGGCATTACCTCCATCCATATACATAACTGTTTCTATTCCTTTTTCCTTCGCGTAGTTTTCCAAAGCTTCCTCATCCATACCCGTCGTATCGATGATCGCGGGAGTGCCTTCTGCTCTTAAAGCTTCAGCAGTGATTGTTGCTGCTTCGAAGTCACCTCCGACGATAACGGCTGCGCCCTTTGCAGGCTGGTATTTTTCCTGTCTCATAAGAGCAGTGATGGAAAGCGTAAGTGAGATAGAGAATCCGACAGCTTCGATCTCCTTGCCGAAAGATTTTGCAACGTCATCGTATCTGCCGCCTGCAAGGATCGGGAATCCTACCTCATATGTGTAGCCCTTAAATACCATTCCCGTGTAATAGTCGATGCTCTCGATAAGACCCAGGTCAACAGAAACATACTTGAGAAATCCGTATCTTTCCATGATGTCTAAGATCTCTTTAAGATTTCCGAGAGCTTCCTTTGCGCCTTCATCGGTAATCCTCGGCAGGATCATGTCGATCGTATCGTATGTTCCGCCTGACTCTGTAAGGAGCTGCAAAGTTTCTTTGTCTTCCTTGCTGATGTCGAGCTTTTCCAATGTGACAGTATCTCTGTTGGCGATGGCATTCTTGATCTTTGCCTGGCCTTCCTCATCGATACCGAGCTGCTTCATAAGTCCCTTAAAGAACTTGACCTGGCCTATGGAAACCTGAAGGTCCGTAATACCGATCTCAAGGGCTGACTTAATAGCGATTGCAAGAACTTCAGCGTCTGATTTAGCTCCGCTCGCACCTAAAAGCTCGATTCCGCCCTGTGTAAATCCGGAAAGCTTGCCTCCGCCCTGTTTTCCGGCCCTGTACATATTCTCGATATATGAATAACGTGCCGGAAGAGTCTCATTTCTTCCTGCACAGAATCTTACTGTAGGGATCGTTCCGTCGTAACGGTTGCAAAGAAGGCTTCCCTTACTGTCCGTAAACTTGAAAAGGCTCTCTTCTGCAACGAATTCCTTATATACATCGAAATATTCGACTCCGGGAGTCTCGATCTCTTCATAACCGTTCAGCAAAAACAGATTGCGGAGCTTTGATTCGAGCTCACGCTTAAATCCGCATATCCCCGGAAACTGGTCATTAAAGCCGTCCGGTGTGTAATACTTATTTCCCATATACTTTCTCCATTTTTAATATCATCTATATTCTACTTGGCAAGAATACACAAAACAAATGACTTTACGGTGTCATTTTCACCGACTCTTTAGTCGACTAAAGGATTATAATTGTAAATAAAGTATATGTCAAGCATTTTCTTTATCCGAATAAAGAGTGCCTTGTTTAATTATCTTTTCTGACTGTTTTGTGATGAAACTTACTTATGGTATTTCTCGCCTTTGGCGATCTTGAACCCGCGGTAGAGCTGTTCTGCAAGAATCAGCCTTGTCATAAGATGGGTGAGCGTTATGTTTCCAAAGCAGATCCTTCTGTCTGCGCGTGCGCGTACTTCAGGGGAAATGCCGTTACTGCCGCCAATTACGATCTTCAATGTGCCGCCGCCCTTTTCGATATCTGATGTCAGATAAGAGGAGAGCTTTTCCGAAGTGACATTCTCACCGCCCAGGTCCATAGCCCATACGACTTCGCCGGGCTTGATATGGGATAAGATAAGTTCGCCTTCGCGCTTTAAGGCTTCAGCGGTCGGAACGGAATCGGGACAATCGGCGACTTCAATAAAATCAAGTGTCGCAAATCTGGACAGGCGCTTTTTATACTCATCGATGCCGTCTTTGAGCCACTTATCCTTAAGTTTTCCGGGGCACACCACGATTATCTTCATAAGACGTAACCTTCTGTTGGACAATCTTTTTTTGCGATCCTGACTTCGTAATCGATGCCTTCGACAAAGCCTCTGTCACTTAAGGAATTAATGAATGTCTCCTTGGCTAATGCAGGCGTGTTGTTATGGGGCGATAAGTGTCCCAGGATGAACTTCTTTGTTCCGTTATTTATAAAGTATTCTGCAGTTTCTGCAGATTCGGGATTGCTTATGTGGCCATGGCCTCCTGATATCCTTTTCTTTAAAGGCCAGGGATAAGGACCGTTTTCGAGCATATAGGGATCGTAATTTGATTCGAGCAGGATAACGTCCGAAGCTCTCGCAAATCCCTTCATGCCGTCATTTACTCTGCCCAGGTCTGTCATTACCGCAAAAGACGTGCCGGAATCCGGGTTGATCACGCGGTAGCAAACTGACCCGGGAACATCGTGAGGTGTCGGGAAAGCCCTTACTTCAGGACCGTTTTCGAGTGTAACGATATCGTTTTCCCCGATCTCGAAAACAGGGGAATTAAGGCCGTCCAAAACAGCCAGAGTCGCTATGGTGCCGTAGATAGGAGTGTGATATTTTCTCGAAAAAACAGCGACTCCGCCAATGTGGTCCGAGTGCCTGTGGGTCAAAAAGATCGCGCCGATGTCATCAGGATAGACACCGCTCTCAACGAGGGCTTTGGTCATCATCTTGCAGGACATTCCGCAGTCTACAAGAATATAAGTTCCACGGGATTTTATTAGTGTAGAGTTGCCGCTGCTGGAAGAATAAAGTGGGACGATTCTGTCTGGTCCCGTCATGCTTCAGTATCCTCTTCGCCGTATTCAGGCGTATGGCTGACGCGGCTGATCGTAGCGCCGAGATTAGTTAACTTCTGGACGATATGCTCGTAACCTCTGTCGATCCTCTGTGCGTTCATGATATAAGTCGTTCCGGAAGCTTCAAGTGCAGCGCATACCAGTGCCGCGCCAGCTCTGAGGTCTGTTGCCTCAACAGTTGCTCCCCTGAAGGAAGTCTTGCCGTTGACCCATGCTATACGCTCGTAAACATTGATGTTTGCACCCATTTTCGCGAGCTCGGGAACATACTGGAACCTGTTCTGCCAAACATTCTCGTGCATACGGCTCTGGCCGTCAGCAGAACAAAGAAGCACTACTGTCTGGGGCTGGAGATCCGTCGGGAATCCCGGATAAGGTGAAGTCTTAACGCTCGTCGGATAGACTTCTTCATCGTAGTTGGGCCTGTATACTCTGATCGATTCGTCGCCTTCTTCGATTACGTAACCCATTTCACGCATCTTTGCTGACAAAGGCTCCATATGCGTAGGAATGAGGTTATGGATCGTGACGTCTCCGTCAGTTACGGCTGCCGCGATCATGTATGTGCCTGCTTCGATCTGGTCAGGAATGATGGAATATGTAAAGTTTCCGGGGAGAACCGGAACACCTGTGATCTTGATGATATCAGTACCTGCGCCCTTGATCCTCGCGCCCATTGAGTTCAAAAAGTTTGCAACGTCAACGATGTGGGGTTCTTTGGCCGCATTGATTATCTCTGTCTGGCCCTGTGCCTTACATGCTGCGAGCATCGCGTTGATAGTTGCGCCAACGCTTACGATGTCCAAATAGATCCTCGCACCGTGTAAGGGATCTGCCTCGAGATTTACGATACCGCTGTTGA contains these protein-coding regions:
- a CDS encoding ATP phosphoribosyltransferase catalytic subunit; translation: MLTIALPKGRLADQTLDLMEKAGYDVSAARDKSRKLILEDKEAGLRFILSKPSDVPTYVEYGAADIGVVGKDTLLEEGRQLYEVLDLGLGKCRMCVAGPAELKDKLDEIPNKRVGTKYPNITRSYFEGVKGESVEIIKLNGSVELAPLTGLAEVIVDIVESGRTLYENGLDVLETVAHISARLVVNRVSMKMKEDEIKPMIAKMKKILAEEQEEA
- a CDS encoding ATP phosphoribosyltransferase regulatory subunit; this encodes MGNKYYTPDGFNDQFPGICGFKRELESKLRNLFLLNGYEEIETPGVEYFDVYKEFVAEESLFKFTDSKGSLLCNRYDGTIPTVRFCAGRNETLPARYSYIENMYRAGKQGGGKLSGFTQGGIELLGASGAKSDAEVLAIAIKSALEIGITDLQVSIGQVKFFKGLMKQLGIDEEGQAKIKNAIANRDTVTLEKLDISKEDKETLQLLTESGGTYDTIDMILPRITDEGAKEALGNLKEILDIMERYGFLKYVSVDLGLIESIDYYTGMVFKGYTYEVGFPILAGGRYDDVAKSFGKEIEAVGFSISLTLSITALMRQEKYQPAKGAAVIVGGDFEAATITAEALRAEGTPAIIDTTGMDEEALENYAKEKGIETVMYMDGGNA
- a CDS encoding 23S rRNA (pseudouridine1915-N3)-methyltransferase, translating into MKIIVVCPGKLKDKWLKDGIDEYKKRLSRFATLDFIEVADCPDSVPTAEALKREGELILSHIKPGEVVWAMDLGGENVTSEKLSSYLTSDIEKGGGTLKIVIGGSNGISPEVRARADRRICFGNITLTHLMTRLILAEQLYRGFKIAKGEKYHK
- a CDS encoding phosphoribosyl 1,2-cyclic phosphodiesterase gives rise to the protein MTGPDRIVPLYSSSSGNSTLIKSRGTYILVDCGMSCKMMTKALVESGVYPDDIGAIFLTHRHSDHIGGVAVFSRKYHTPIYGTIATLAVLDGLNSPVFEIGENDIVTLENGPEVRAFPTPHDVPGSVCYRVINPDSGTSFAVMTDLGRVNDGMKGFARASDVILLESNYDPYMLENGPYPWPLKKRISGGHGHISNPESAETAEYFINNGTKKFILGHLSPHNNTPALAKETFINSLSDRGFVEGIDYEVRIAKKDCPTEGYVL
- a CDS encoding UDP-N-acetylglucosamine 1-carboxyvinyltransferase; this translates as MDQVESGVGKTYAYEIKGGVPLKGDIDISGSKNAALGVIAASIMVDGVCTLENVPDILDVHVMFDLLRSLGATVDAIDNHTYKINPTTINTWKASGPLVSRIRASYYLMGALLGRCGKASIRLPGGCNFGQRPIDLHLKAFQLMGAKGARPSDINSGIVNLEADPLHGARIYLDIVSVGATINAMLAACKAQGQTEIINAAKEPHIVDVANFLNSMGARIKGAGTDIIKITGVPVLPGNFTYSIIPDQIEAGTYMIAAAVTDGDVTIHNLIPTHMEPLSAKMREMGYVIEEGDESIRVYRPNYDEEVYPTSVKTSPYPGFPTDLQPQTVVLLCSADGQSRMHENVWQNRFQYVPELAKMGANINVYERIAWVNGKTSFRGATVEATDLRAGAALVCAALEASGTTYIMNAQRIDRGYEHIVQKLTNLGATISRVSHTPEYGEEDTEA